Proteins co-encoded in one Chthoniobacterales bacterium genomic window:
- a CDS encoding acylphosphatase produces MSTARQVFYEGRVQGVGFRFTVKTIARGFDVVGWVRNLPDDRVELQVGGDKEEVEDFLTAIRESALAGHIQKEDVSSIPPLQGVRGFTITS; encoded by the coding sequence ATGAGCACGGCCCGCCAGGTTTTTTACGAAGGCCGGGTGCAGGGCGTCGGCTTCCGCTTCACGGTGAAGACGATCGCCAGGGGCTTCGACGTTGTCGGCTGGGTGCGCAATCTTCCGGACGACCGCGTCGAGCTGCAGGTCGGCGGCGACAAGGAGGAGGTCGAGGATTTCCTCACCGCGATTCGCGAAAGCGCCCTTGCAGGCCACATCCAGAAGGAGGACGTTTCCTCCATCCCGCCGCTGCAGGGCGTGCGGGGATTCACGATCACCAGCTGA